The Solanum lycopersicum chromosome 2, SLM_r2.1 DNA window GTTTCGCAATGCCAAAGTCTGTCAGATGTCCCATAATGTCGTTGTCAAGTAACACGTTGCTAGGCAGATGCAACATCGACCATGATATTCAATCTATGCATCATATTTAAACAGTAATCTCGAGAATATAACTTCTCTAAGCTCTCATTTGACATGTACTCAAATCCAGGTAAAAAACACCATTAATGTTGTTTCCACctagaaatattttttcaacatcAGGTAACCCATTGCCTATAGTGGACGGAAGATTACCTGAAATGTGGTTTTCTGTAAGTCCAATAGTTACAAGAGATGAGATATTAAAGATACCAATAGGGATCGACCCACTAAATTCATTGTAAGACAATGGAAGGTCTTTCAACTCTTGAAGGTTACCAACTTCATGTGGAATTATACCTGAAAAATTCAGTACTGATTATGATCAGTAGACATATcccaaaaaactaaaaattctaACATGACTTGAATTAGATTTTTTTGGGTACCTGCCAGGTAATTATTGGAAAGATCAAACCAGGTAAGCATAGTCAAATTTCCAACCTGTCTCAGTAAAGGTCCTTCAAGCTTGTTATCGTTCATATATAGCATTTCAAGTGATGAAATGTTGAACAAGGTTAAAGGGATTGAGCCTGTTAAATAGTTTTTATCCATGAATATGTTCTTTAAGTTATAAAGATGGCCGATCTCATCAGATATTGTACCTGTCATATTGTTAAATagaaatatcacataaaatccATATATTTAACAAGAGTTAAACCCAAATGAATATGCCAGAAGCTTGGTCAAACTGGCTACAAGTACACAAAGCGAGAGGAGAAGTGACAGAGCAATTAGtgaaaacaaataaatcttctCATGCTACTATTTAAActtacattttttcaaaaattgtccaaacacttcaactctctaaaatacatttcttttaaataacttaaatcTAATATCCCGAGAAAAAAATGGTAAAGCCATACCTTTTAACTGCAAGATCTAAATGTTGCAGCAGCTGCAAGTTACCTATTTCTCTTGGAATTGTTCCAATAAAGTTATTTTGAAACAACATTAGGAGTTGAAGCTCTGGCATTCAGATATGTTTCTTGGTACCTCTCCGCTTAACATGTTGTTGCCGAGTGCAAGATTTCGCAATCTAGGAAGACGGTGACATAAATCAGAAGGGAAATCACCAGTTAAACCAGAATTCCTGAGATCCAAATATTCAAGTGTTGAGATGCTGAATTTAGAAAGCACATTGGAGCCATTGAGTAATTTATTGTATCCCATGGAAAACCGTATCAAACTCGGAAGAGTGGCTATTCCTATTGAATTTCTCCGGAAGTTGGTGTAACTAAGATTAATGACTCTCAATCTCCGTAAATGAGAAAATTCTGATGGAAGTTCACGCTTTCATGTTGACAACTCAATTCATTCGATTACTACAGGGATGAACCCAATCCGGAATATGAACCATAAAAGAAAATACCTATTAAACCGATTACAAGAATACCAGTTACAGTACGGAAATTGTTTTTGCTTAGATCAAGTGAAACAAGAAAGGAGAGGTTGCCAAGTTGTGGCGGGATAGTACCCGAAAAACCCATGTTTGAAATATTCAGTGCAATCACTCGTTGATGACGAGAGCTACAAGTGATTCCAATCCAATCACAAACAGAGGTAGATGAAGACCAGTTCGTCGAAAGAATGTGAAAAGGGTCTGAACTGATGTGGGATTTCGAGGCAAGAAGAGAAGATTGATCAGTGCTAATATTCATGGCCAAGCTGCAAGTTGCTAAAAGGTGAAGAGATGTTAATAAAAATGCGAGAAGCTGAAAAGGCGAGGCTTTCTCCATTGTTAATAGAATGTGAAAGGACATGTTTTTGTTGGTTGTAACTTGGAACTGACTAGATTTACAGTAAAGGAGAAGATAATTTAGTTGTTTTAAACAGCCCAGTTgttattaacttaattaattgtgCAAGTCATCTTGCTAGAACTTTtttgcaaaagaaaaaagagtcaAAATCTGGTAGATAATAAATGCTAACACATGAAAAAGCATCTTCCCCCAGTAAACTTATTGTAGCTGTTTTGCCAATCAACATGTGCCTGCTTTTGTTTATGAACTTCATTTATACTTCAATCAGTTAGAGTAATAAGTTATTAGCTAAGTAACTAAAATGACCTTGAACATATAATTACTTAACCAAATCTCCACTGCTAATGAGATGTTAAAGTGGTGAAATTAAGATGCAAAATCTCTATAAGGTCTTTTTATGTTCTATCCTTCTTACTTTTGATGTCgccaacatattttttttccctGATCACAGTAATAGAACTTGTAAATGAAGTGACTTTTGATCTAGAAATTATCCTTGCTTCCTCTTGGGAAGATATTGGGGACTACATTTATCCGCTTAAATGGTTTTCTTCCTGCATTGATTGTGAGCCTCTAATTGATATAAACATCAAGTTTATGAAACCATTTGATaactctttttcatatttatatatgactTCGAGTTCTCTTGCTGGTATACTAGAGTTGGGAAGTTAGAGGGTCACCAAAAAGTTAATTAGATCTTTCGAGAAACCAGGTTCCATTATGTTTTGATTAGCTAATAACAGACTAAAAGGTCCAATCCCGAGATCATTTGGTTATCTTGATCGATAAGCTTGGTGTTTCTGGATCTCTCTCTTGAAGAAGAATCTTTTGGTGAGATTCTACTAAGGCATTTGAACTTTATGATTTCCAAATTTACTTTTCCTGTTGAAGTAGTGTGGACTAACTCCACTTCTTTATGTATTCAAACTGTTAATCATCGACAAATCAATCTATTACTCAAACAATGACACTCTATAAATGGCACCAGGTAATTGCGATCTCAACATTTTTCCGAAATGTTTCTACAGCAccatttttatacaaaaattatgtt harbors:
- the LOC138342171 gene encoding LRR receptor-like serine/threonine-protein kinase EFR, whose product is MEKASPFQLLAFLLTSLHLLATCSLAMNISTDQSSLLASKSHISSDPFHILSTNWSSSTSVCDWIGITCSSRHQRVIALNISNMGFSGTIPPQLGNLSFLVSLDLSKNNFRTVTGILVIGLIEFSHLRRLRVINLSYTNFRRNSIGIATLPSLIRFSMGYNKLLNGSNVLSKFSISTLEYLDLRNSGLTGDFPSDLCHRLPRLRNLALGNNMLSGELKGTISDEIGHLYNLKNIFMDKNYLTGSIPLTLFNISSLEMLYMNDNKLEGPLLRQVGNLTMLTWFDLSNNYLAGIIPHEVGNLQELKDLPLSYNEFSGSIPIGIFNISSLVTIGLTENHISDFGIAKLLIKEESIAHTTTFATIGYIAPGLISKRSDVYSFGIILLETFTKKKPRDEKLAGDLNLRSWVHNSLPS